The Oscillospiraceae bacterium genome contains a region encoding:
- a CDS encoding type I-C CRISPR-associated protein Cas7/Csd2, giving the protein MSDIIKNRYEFVILFDVENGNPNGDPDAGNMPRVDPESGYGLVSDVCLKRKIRNYVEIAKEDAPGWRIYVKDSVPLNRSDKEALEYLGVAGKDLTDAKKADPALDAKVRDFMCQNFFDIRTFGAVMTTFVKGNLNCGQVRGPVQLSFARSVDPILPQEITITRVAITTEADAERKGTEMGRKYIVPYALYRAEGYISANLARKTTGFSEEDLALLWQAILNMFETDHSAARGKMAVRQLIVFKHDSELGCAPAYKLFEAVKVARKPEVSVPRAYADYTVTISEPLPEGVDCTVMG; this is encoded by the coding sequence ATGTCTGATATTATCAAAAACCGTTATGAATTCGTCATCCTGTTCGATGTGGAAAACGGCAACCCCAACGGCGACCCGGACGCGGGCAACATGCCGCGTGTCGACCCCGAGAGCGGCTATGGCCTGGTCAGCGACGTCTGCCTGAAGCGCAAGATCCGCAATTACGTGGAGATCGCCAAAGAGGATGCCCCCGGCTGGCGCATCTATGTAAAAGACAGCGTTCCCCTGAACCGCAGCGATAAGGAAGCCCTGGAATATCTGGGCGTTGCTGGTAAGGATCTGACGGACGCAAAAAAAGCAGACCCGGCCCTGGACGCAAAGGTGCGGGATTTCATGTGCCAAAACTTTTTCGACATCCGCACCTTCGGCGCCGTGATGACCACCTTTGTAAAGGGGAACCTCAACTGCGGCCAGGTGCGCGGGCCGGTGCAGCTCAGCTTTGCCCGTTCCGTCGATCCCATTCTGCCGCAGGAGATCACCATTACCCGGGTGGCCATCACCACCGAAGCCGACGCAGAGCGCAAAGGCACCGAGATGGGCCGCAAATACATCGTTCCCTATGCCCTTTATCGCGCCGAGGGGTACATATCGGCCAATCTTGCGCGCAAAACGACCGGCTTCTCGGAGGAAGACCTTGCCCTGCTGTGGCAGGCGATCCTGAACATGTTCGAAACCGATCATTCCGCCGCGCGGGGAAAAATGGCAGTGCGGCAGCTCATCGTATTTAAGCACGACAGCGAGCTGGGCTGTGCCCCTGCCTATAAACTGTTTGAGGCCGTCAAGGTGGCGCGCAAACCCGAGGTCTCGGTCCCGCGCGCCTATGCCGACTATACCGTCACCATTTCCGAGCCCCTGCCCGAGGGCGTGGATTGTACGGTCATGGGGTGA
- a CDS encoding CRISPR-associated protein Cas4: protein MLSGIQHFSFCRRQWALIHLEQLWAENLRTTEGSLLHEKAHEAGGEKRGDLLILRDLRIFSATLGVSGACDVVEFYADEAGVPLAGREGHWRPYPVEYKRGRAKENDADRLQLCGQALCLEEMLGCPIAAGALFYGETRRREEVLFTPELRAQVKAMLQEMHGYAQRGYTPKVKPGRFCNACSLKELCLPALLRKPSARAYIQQALEEEVAPK from the coding sequence ATGCTGTCGGGCATACAGCATTTTTCCTTTTGCCGCCGCCAGTGGGCTCTCATTCATCTTGAACAGCTCTGGGCCGAAAACCTTCGCACCACCGAGGGCAGCCTCCTGCACGAAAAGGCGCATGAGGCGGGCGGTGAAAAGCGGGGCGATCTTTTGATCCTGCGGGACCTGCGCATTTTTTCCGCCACGCTGGGCGTTTCCGGCGCCTGTGATGTGGTGGAGTTTTATGCCGATGAAGCGGGGGTGCCCCTCGCCGGGCGCGAGGGGCACTGGCGGCCCTATCCGGTGGAATACAAGCGCGGCCGCGCCAAAGAGAACGACGCTGATCGCCTGCAGCTCTGCGGCCAGGCCCTGTGCCTGGAAGAGATGTTGGGCTGCCCCATTGCCGCCGGGGCTCTGTTCTATGGCGAGACCCGCCGCCGCGAGGAAGTGCTGTTTACCCCCGAACTGCGGGCCCAGGTCAAGGCCATGCTGCAGGAAATGCACGGCTATGCCCAGCGCGGATACACCCCCAAAGTGAAGCCCGGGCGTTTTTGCAACGCCTGTTCGCTCAAGGAGCTCTGCCTGCCCGCTTTGCTTCGAAAACCGTCGGCACGCGCTTACATCCAGCAAGCGCTGGAAGAGGAGGTGGCGCCGAAGTGA
- the cas1 gene encoding CRISPR-associated endonuclease Cas1, which translates to MRNLLNTLFVLSEDVYLSLEGENVVVLRESETVGRFPLHTLEGILCFSYKGASPALMGACAERGILLSFYSPQGRFLCQTTGTAQGNVLLRREQFRRADSPLACRDLAIGFLTGKLYNSRWVLERATRDHALRVDAARLKSASAALAGALHSLPAQPDTDSLRGVEGAAAQQYFAVFDELILQNKSDFFFRGRSRRPPLDRVNALLSFVYTLLANECGAALRGCGLDPYVGYLHTDRPGRASLALDLMEELRPVLGDRFALSLINSRQISPRQFDLRENGAVYLNEDGRKAVLAGWQAKKRETLTHPFLGEKLYWGLLPYVQALLLARYLRGDLDAYPPFLWK; encoded by the coding sequence GTGAGGAATCTTCTCAATACCCTCTTCGTTCTCTCCGAGGATGTCTATCTCTCGCTGGAGGGCGAAAATGTGGTGGTCCTGCGGGAAAGCGAAACTGTGGGGCGTTTTCCGCTGCACACGCTGGAGGGGATCTTGTGCTTTTCTTACAAAGGCGCCTCCCCGGCCTTGATGGGCGCCTGCGCCGAACGGGGGATCCTTCTGTCTTTTTATTCCCCTCAAGGCAGATTCCTGTGCCAAACCACCGGTACTGCCCAGGGCAACGTGCTGCTGCGCCGGGAACAATTTCGCCGTGCCGACAGCCCATTGGCCTGCCGAGACTTAGCCATTGGGTTTCTCACCGGCAAGCTTTACAACTCCCGCTGGGTGTTGGAACGCGCCACCCGGGATCATGCGCTCCGGGTGGATGCCGCGCGGCTCAAGTCCGCCAGCGCAGCCCTTGCAGGCGCTCTGCACAGCCTTCCGGCCCAGCCGGACACAGACTCTCTTCGCGGGGTGGAAGGCGCAGCGGCGCAGCAATATTTTGCCGTGTTCGACGAGCTGATCCTGCAAAACAAAAGCGATTTCTTTTTCCGAGGCCGTTCCCGCCGCCCGCCGCTTGACCGCGTGAATGCGCTGCTCTCCTTTGTTTATACCTTACTGGCGAACGAGTGCGGCGCCGCCTTGCGCGGATGCGGGCTCGACCCGTACGTGGGGTATCTGCACACCGACCGGCCGGGCCGGGCTTCTTTGGCACTGGATCTAATGGAGGAGCTTCGCCCGGTATTGGGAGATCGCTTTGCGCTTTCTCTCATCAACAGCCGGCAGATCTCCCCCAGGCAATTTGACCTGCGGGAAAACGGGGCGGTCTACCTGAACGAGGATGGTCGGAAAGCTGTCCTCGCCGGCTGGCAGGCAAAAAAGCGGGAGACGCTGACACACCCCTTCCTGGGGGAAAAGCTTTACTGGGGGCTGCTTCCCTATGTTCAGGCCCTGCTTCTGGCCCGCTACCTGCGCGGCGACCTCGACGCTTATCCGCCCTTTTTGTGGAAGTGA
- the cas2 gene encoding CRISPR-associated endoribonuclease Cas2, whose amino-acid sequence MLVLITYDVNTETAAGRKRLRKVSKLCVDYGQRVQNSVFECKLDAAQYAAIKHRLEGLIDPATDSLRFYNLGARYHTRIEHVGAHPGYDTEGILMV is encoded by the coding sequence ATGCTGGTTTTGATCACCTACGATGTAAACACGGAAACGGCTGCCGGGCGCAAGCGCCTGCGAAAAGTTTCCAAACTATGTGTAGACTATGGGCAACGGGTTCAAAACAGCGTTTTCGAATGTAAACTTGATGCCGCACAATACGCAGCGATCAAACATCGTTTAGAGGGTCTGATCGACCCGGCAACGGACAGTCTGCGTTTTTACAATCTGGGCGCCCGCTATCACACCCGCATCGAACATGTGGGCGCGCATCCTGGGTACGACACCGAGGGCATTTTAATGGTGTGA
- a CDS encoding radical SAM/SPASM domain-containing protein: MQTVSMLIKPATGRCNLRCSYCFYEDVAGHRAERDMGLMSEATLERLVRTAMTSAERRVSFAFQGGEPMLRGLPFFERFVQLERQYQKPGLAVEHSIQTNGTLVDEAWAGFFAKEHFLVGLSIDGTKDLHDANRLDPAGRGSWNRAVRALALLQKHRVETNLLCVVTGAVARRGQAVYQSLKKLGVGYLQFIPCLDPLGEERGQRPFSLTPARYGQFLKDVFEVWYRDWEQGQYVSVRLFDDYVHLLTGQPAGACATRGDCGQYYVVEGDGSVYPCDFFVLDEWRMGNLNRQDLEELAAAPAAQRFCELGCGHPAACGGCRWLPLCGGGCRRDWVGEERNYYCEALREFFEYAYPRMEHIAGMERRAMADRFER, from the coding sequence ATGCAGACGGTTTCCATGCTCATCAAGCCGGCCACGGGCCGGTGCAACCTGCGGTGCAGCTATTGCTTTTACGAAGATGTGGCAGGCCACCGGGCCGAGCGGGATATGGGCCTTATGAGCGAAGCCACCCTGGAACGGCTGGTGCGCACAGCTATGACAAGCGCGGAACGGCGGGTGAGCTTTGCGTTTCAGGGGGGGGAACCCATGCTGCGGGGCCTGCCTTTTTTTGAGCGGTTCGTGCAGCTGGAACGGCAGTATCAAAAGCCGGGCCTTGCGGTGGAGCACTCGATCCAAACCAACGGGACCCTTGTCGACGAGGCTTGGGCCGGCTTTTTTGCCAAGGAGCACTTTTTGGTGGGGCTCTCGATCGACGGCACCAAGGATCTGCACGACGCGAACCGGCTGGATCCTGCGGGCCGAGGCAGCTGGAACCGGGCAGTGCGGGCACTGGCACTGCTGCAAAAGCACCGGGTGGAAACGAACCTGCTGTGCGTGGTTACCGGGGCCGTGGCCCGCCGCGGCCAGGCGGTGTATCAAAGCCTGAAAAAGCTTGGGGTGGGCTACCTGCAGTTCATTCCCTGCCTGGACCCGTTGGGCGAAGAGCGGGGGCAGCGGCCCTTTTCCCTTACACCCGCGCGCTATGGGCAGTTTTTGAAGGACGTGTTCGAGGTCTGGTACCGGGACTGGGAGCAGGGGCAGTATGTGAGCGTGCGGCTGTTCGACGACTACGTGCATCTGCTGACCGGGCAGCCCGCGGGGGCGTGCGCCACCAGGGGAGATTGCGGCCAATATTATGTGGTGGAGGGGGACGGCAGCGTGTACCCCTGCGATTTTTTTGTGCTGGACGAATGGCGTATGGGAAATTTGAACAGGCAGGATCTGGAAGAATTGGCCGCGGCGCCCGCGGCGCAGCGTTTTTGCGAGCTGGGCTGCGGGCACCCTGCCGCCTGCGGCGGCTGCCGGTGGCTGCCGCTGTGCGGCGGCGGCTGCCGCCGCGACTGGGTAGGGGAAGAACGGAACTATTATTGTGAGGCATTGCGGGAGTTTTTTGAATACGCTTACCCCCGCATGGAACACATTGCCGGCATGGAGCGCCGCGCTATGGCGGACCGGTTTGAAAGATAA
- a CDS encoding 2-oxo-3-deoxygalactonate 6-phosphate aldolase, producing the protein MKITNVQAICLKYPYERPIADGCTPCYARSAVLVRVETDTQLYGLGEAATFGGNLDAMKVIVERQLAPLLVGEDPLDIERLWNKLVWNNWSAGRRGMVMGGISGIDIALWDLLGKAAGMPLYRLLGANAHRVQGYASAGFYAPGKEAGDLERELEGYCAMGFSDFKMKIGRVRGMISSPLRYMKGGDWAYSYEQDAARIAAARRVIGPGARLMVDMNCTWDPDAVVAGEQMFREYGVYWVEEPTRSDDVRSYARIAASLKSTLVAGIESEQGLARYSELVEMGALDVVQANLGWAGGITEARRIAALALAHGKMFTPHTFFSAVLNAANVHFSASLSNVPFIECELNPNPLRTDLLKRNLEMDEHMCFILPQGPGLGIEVDWEKAEQYIYKT; encoded by the coding sequence TTGAAAATTACAAACGTACAGGCGATCTGCCTGAAATATCCTTACGAGCGGCCCATTGCCGATGGTTGCACCCCCTGCTATGCACGCTCGGCTGTGCTGGTGCGGGTGGAAACCGACACACAGCTTTATGGCCTGGGCGAGGCAGCCACGTTTGGCGGAAACCTGGATGCGATGAAAGTGATCGTGGAGCGCCAGCTTGCCCCCCTGCTGGTGGGCGAAGACCCGCTGGACATTGAGCGGCTGTGGAACAAGCTGGTGTGGAACAATTGGTCGGCTGGCCGCCGCGGCATGGTAATGGGCGGCATCAGCGGCATCGACATCGCCCTGTGGGATCTGCTGGGCAAGGCGGCGGGCATGCCGCTGTATCGCCTGCTGGGGGCAAACGCGCACCGAGTGCAGGGATATGCCAGCGCAGGGTTTTATGCGCCAGGCAAAGAGGCGGGGGATCTGGAGCGGGAATTGGAAGGTTACTGCGCCATGGGCTTTTCTGATTTTAAAATGAAGATCGGCCGGGTGCGGGGCATGATCAGCTCCCCTTTGCGGTATATGAAGGGGGGAGACTGGGCCTACAGCTATGAACAGGATGCCGCACGGATCGCCGCGGCGCGGCGTGTGATCGGCCCCGGCGCGCGCCTGATGGTGGATATGAATTGCACCTGGGATCCGGACGCCGTGGTAGCCGGTGAGCAGATGTTCCGCGAATACGGCGTGTATTGGGTGGAAGAACCCACCCGAAGCGATGATGTGCGCAGCTACGCGCGCATTGCGGCGAGCCTGAAGAGCACACTGGTGGCGGGCATTGAGTCGGAACAGGGGCTGGCCCGTTACAGTGAACTGGTGGAAATGGGAGCTTTGGATGTGGTGCAGGCAAACCTGGGCTGGGCAGGCGGCATTACCGAAGCAAGGCGGATCGCCGCGCTGGCGTTGGCGCACGGCAAAATGTTCACCCCGCACACCTTTTTTTCAGCAGTGCTCAATGCAGCCAACGTGCATTTTTCCGCCAGCCTTTCCAACGTGCCCTTTATCGAGTGTGAGCTCAACCCGAACCCGCTGCGGACCGACCTGCTCAAGCGGAACCTGGAAATGGACGAGCATATGTGCTTTATCCTGCCCCAGGGGCCGGGGCTGGGGATCGAGGTGGACTGGGAAAAGGCGGAACAATATATATACAAAACGTAA
- a CDS encoding membrane protein: protein MIAILFVCFFVLLFLGLPIAFTLGGSSLLAIALGSEMDLAIVAQRIFSGSSGFTLMAIPFFVLAGNLMSSGGISRRLINFCNVMLGHVSGGLAMVAVVACGFFAAISGSSAATAAAIGAIIIPEMLNHRYERNFAAATVASSAELGVIIPPSIGLIMYGVAAEQSIGDLFKAGLLPGVFICVTLMAAAHFMAKKQGFVPSEKSTGKQKLAALRKAVLALFMPVMILGSIYGGLCTATEAAVLAVVYGFVVGVFVYREIRWKDLPKILLDSCLTAATVLVIIGCSNIFGWVLAKQSVPQLVANAFLGISGSKYVFLLLVNVLLLLVGMFCEAGAAMVILAPLLAPVAASLGIDLVHFGIIMMANLAVGMVTPPVGVNLYVVCDSAKVKIEGMMRYLLVFFAVLILDLLVITFVPQLSLLLPHLLA, encoded by the coding sequence ATGATCGCAATTTTGTTTGTGTGCTTTTTTGTGCTGCTGTTCCTGGGCCTGCCCATCGCGTTTACCCTGGGCGGTTCCTCGCTGCTGGCGATCGCGCTGGGCAGCGAGATGGATCTTGCCATTGTGGCGCAGCGGATCTTTTCCGGTTCGTCCGGGTTCACTTTGATGGCGATCCCGTTTTTTGTGCTGGCGGGCAACCTGATGAGCTCCGGCGGCATTTCCCGGCGGCTTATTAACTTCTGCAACGTGATGCTGGGGCATGTGTCGGGCGGCCTGGCGATGGTGGCGGTAGTGGCCTGCGGTTTTTTTGCCGCGATTTCCGGGTCCAGCGCGGCCACTGCGGCCGCGATCGGGGCCATCATCATTCCGGAAATGCTCAACCACCGCTACGAGCGCAACTTCGCCGCCGCCACGGTGGCATCTTCGGCCGAGCTTGGGGTCATCATTCCGCCCAGCATTGGGCTGATCATGTACGGCGTGGCGGCCGAGCAGTCCATCGGAGACCTGTTCAAGGCAGGACTTTTGCCGGGCGTGTTTATCTGCGTGACCCTGATGGCCGCGGCCCATTTTATGGCGAAAAAGCAAGGGTTCGTGCCCAGCGAAAAAAGCACGGGCAAACAAAAGCTTGCCGCCCTGCGCAAGGCTGTGCTGGCCCTTTTTATGCCGGTCATGATCCTGGGCAGTATCTATGGGGGCCTGTGCACCGCCACCGAGGCAGCCGTGCTGGCGGTCGTGTATGGCTTTGTGGTGGGGGTGTTCGTATACCGGGAGATCAGGTGGAAGGACCTGCCCAAGATCCTACTGGATTCCTGCCTTACCGCCGCCACGGTGCTGGTGATTATCGGCTGTTCCAACATCTTTGGCTGGGTGCTGGCCAAGCAGTCGGTGCCGCAGCTGGTGGCGAACGCGTTCCTGGGCATCTCCGGCAGCAAGTATGTGTTCCTTTTGCTGGTGAACGTGCTGCTGCTGCTGGTAGGCATGTTCTGCGAGGCCGGGGCAGCGATGGTGATCCTGGCGCCTCTGCTTGCCCCCGTGGCCGCCAGCCTTGGGATCGACCTGGTCCACTTCGGCATCATTATGATGGCGAACCTGGCGGTGGGCATGGTGACCCCGCCCGTGGGGGTGAACCTGTACGTGGTATGCGACAGCGCCAAGGTGAAGATCGAGGGGATGATGCGCTATCTGCTGGTGTTCTTTGCGGTGCTCATTCTTGATCTTCTGGTCATCACCTTTGTGCCGCAGCTTTCGCTGCTGCTGCCCCATCTTCTGGCCTGA
- a CDS encoding TRAP transporter small permease protein: MLCIVKKVDRAMNRALEYLVMTMLAVMVLVVTAQLVFRWMHASIRWSEELSQYTMVWCAFLSGALCVRKGSMVGLDLIQMLLPAKVGRAVKVLVLVIQALLLAALTVVGAKLAVMYWGNTTPMLKWSMGLVYAAIPAGFGLMTLDSVFVLCENCVKGWGNKE, translated from the coding sequence ATGCTCTGTATCGTAAAAAAAGTGGACCGGGCAATGAACCGGGCGCTGGAATACCTGGTAATGACCATGCTGGCAGTCATGGTGCTGGTGGTCACGGCGCAGCTGGTGTTCCGTTGGATGCACGCCTCCATCCGCTGGAGCGAAGAGCTCTCGCAGTACACCATGGTTTGGTGCGCGTTTTTGAGCGGCGCACTGTGTGTGCGCAAGGGCTCCATGGTGGGGCTGGACCTGATCCAAATGCTGCTGCCTGCCAAAGTGGGCCGCGCGGTGAAGGTGCTGGTACTGGTGATCCAGGCGCTGCTGCTGGCCGCGCTTACCGTGGTGGGGGCAAAGCTGGCCGTGATGTATTGGGGCAACACCACCCCCATGCTCAAGTGGTCGATGGGGCTGGTGTATGCCGCCATTCCGGCCGGGTTCGGCCTTATGACGCTGGATTCAGTGTTTGTGCTGTGTGAGAACTGCGTGAAAGGGTGGGGGAACAAGGAATGA
- a CDS encoding C4-dicarboxylate ABC transporter substrate-binding protein, producing MKRFVAFLLACALCLMVLAGCGGAPVGSAPLSQPGAAADPGAAPAAGAAITLTFGHGQSEAHSFHQAALYFKQLIEERSGGAIAVNVQPNGALGDEKEMAEGLQMGTVDMVVCAVATLTGFDPALDVFNLPYLFESREQGIAVLDGEIGRGMFENLEGQGLKLLGFFDLGFRSMTNSQHPIAAPEDCKGLRMRTLQSNVLVEGLNTFGIDAVSMSFGELFTALQTGAVDGQENPISVIDASRFYEVQKYLSLTEHMYVVLPLLISTKTWEKLSADQQQMLLECAQETVQHQREENLANYEAELADLKANGMEVNEVDKAAFQAAIQPLYDTYAGQFGATVEKIRAVKG from the coding sequence ATGAAACGGTTTGTCGCTTTCTTGCTTGCATGTGCCTTATGCCTTATGGTTCTGGCAGGCTGCGGCGGGGCGCCTGTGGGCTCCGCGCCCCTTTCGCAGCCGGGGGCTGCGGCGGATCCCGGCGCGGCGCCCGCTGCGGGGGCCGCGATCACCCTGACCTTCGGCCACGGCCAGTCTGAAGCGCATTCCTTCCATCAGGCCGCCCTGTATTTCAAGCAGCTCATCGAAGAGCGCTCGGGCGGCGCCATTGCAGTAAATGTGCAGCCCAACGGCGCGCTGGGGGATGAAAAAGAGATGGCCGAGGGCCTGCAGATGGGCACTGTGGACATGGTGGTCTGCGCGGTGGCTACCCTGACCGGCTTTGACCCGGCGCTGGACGTGTTCAACCTGCCTTATCTTTTTGAGAGCCGTGAACAGGGAATTGCCGTGCTGGACGGCGAGATAGGCCGGGGGATGTTTGAAAACCTGGAGGGGCAGGGCCTTAAGCTGCTGGGCTTTTTTGACCTGGGGTTCCGCAGCATGACCAACAGCCAGCACCCCATTGCCGCCCCCGAGGACTGCAAGGGCCTGCGCATGCGCACGCTTCAGTCCAACGTGCTGGTGGAGGGGCTGAATACCTTTGGCATCGATGCGGTCTCGATGAGCTTCGGCGAGCTGTTTACCGCCCTGCAGACCGGCGCGGTGGATGGGCAGGAGAACCCGATCTCGGTGATCGACGCCTCACGCTTTTACGAGGTGCAGAAGTACCTCTCGCTCACTGAGCACATGTACGTGGTGCTGCCCCTGCTCATCAGCACCAAGACCTGGGAAAAGCTTTCGGCCGATCAGCAGCAGATGCTGCTGGAATGCGCCCAGGAAACCGTGCAGCACCAGCGGGAAGAGAACCTGGCCAACTATGAGGCGGAGCTGGCGGACCTGAAAGCCAACGGCATGGAGGTGAACGAGGTGGATAAGGCCGCGTTCCAAGCGGCCATCCAGCCTTTGTACGACACCTACGCCGGGCAGTTCGGCGCCACGGTGGAAAAGATCCGCGCGGTGAAGGGCTGA
- a CDS encoding GntR family transcriptional regulator yields the protein MAEYSLKDKAYRLIKQNIIHCVYMPNTVLSEAELMATVDASRTPIREALNKLEHEHLIRILPKRGAVVADISISEVSMIFEARLHTEPYILRNFLQNVDRAPLEEILRQMLAAPMDEGHYEKIYSMDDLLHRILCNACPNPYIRDPMGHILDQSNRLRILAGKNIHGRQFSATQEHIALLRAVLAGNAEEAASLLTEHLNNSRDAAIRSLLDSDISTSFPALRL from the coding sequence ATGGCAGAATACAGCCTGAAAGACAAGGCCTACCGCCTGATCAAACAAAACATCATCCACTGCGTCTACATGCCCAACACGGTTCTCAGCGAAGCGGAGTTGATGGCCACGGTGGACGCCAGCCGCACCCCCATCCGCGAGGCGCTGAACAAGCTGGAGCACGAGCACCTGATCCGCATCCTGCCCAAGCGGGGCGCTGTGGTGGCCGACATCTCCATCAGCGAGGTGAGCATGATCTTTGAGGCCCGGCTGCACACCGAGCCCTACATTCTGCGCAACTTTTTGCAGAATGTGGACCGCGCCCCCCTGGAAGAGATCCTGCGGCAGATGCTCGCGGCCCCTATGGACGAGGGGCACTACGAAAAGATCTATTCCATGGACGATCTTCTGCACCGCATTCTGTGCAACGCCTGCCCGAACCCCTACATCCGCGACCCCATGGGCCATATTCTGGACCAAAGCAACCGGCTGCGTATTTTGGCAGGCAAAAACATCCATGGGCGGCAGTTTTCAGCCACGCAGGAACACATCGCCCTGCTGCGGGCGGTGCTGGCCGGCAATGCCGAGGAGGCGGCCAGTCTGCTGACCGAGCATCTGAACAACTCGCGGGATGCCGCCATCCGCTCCCTGCTGGACAGCGACATAAGCACCAGCTTTCCGGCCTTGCGGCTGTGA
- a CDS encoding oxidoreductase codes for MKYLDLGGSGLRVSAVALGCMRIASLTPAELERHVHNALELGVNFFDHADIYGKGACEEAFGRLLAAEPGLRQRMVLQSKCGIRPGVCYDLSKEYLLEAAEASLRRLRTDHLDVLLLHRPDALMEPDEVAEAFRQLRAAGKVLHFGVSNFSAPQLRLLQRAVGEPLRVNQLQFSLTHCSMVRQGVSANTLFDDALDRDGGVLDECRLAGTTIQAWSPLQFGMFGGVFLDHPDWPELNEALARLAAQYGVSKAAIAAAWVLRHPAGMQVIAGTASPLHLAELCAGADLSLTRPEWYELYRAAGGRQP; via the coding sequence ATGAAATATCTTGACCTGGGCGGCAGCGGCCTGCGCGTTTCGGCCGTGGCGCTGGGCTGCATGCGCATCGCATCGCTCACCCCCGCCGAGCTGGAGCGCCACGTGCACAATGCCCTGGAGCTGGGCGTGAACTTTTTCGACCACGCCGACATTTATGGCAAGGGCGCCTGCGAGGAAGCCTTCGGCCGCCTGCTTGCGGCCGAGCCGGGCCTGCGGCAGCGCATGGTGCTGCAAAGCAAATGCGGCATCCGGCCGGGGGTGTGCTACGACCTTTCCAAAGAGTATCTTCTGGAAGCGGCCGAGGCCAGCCTGCGCCGGCTGCGCACCGACCATCTGGATGTTCTGTTGCTGCACCGGCCGGACGCTCTGATGGAGCCGGACGAGGTGGCCGAAGCGTTCCGGCAGCTGCGGGCCGCGGGCAAGGTGCTGCATTTTGGGGTGAGCAATTTCAGCGCGCCCCAGCTACGCCTTTTGCAGCGCGCGGTGGGCGAGCCCTTGCGCGTAAACCAGCTCCAGTTTTCGCTGACGCACTGCAGTATGGTGCGCCAGGGCGTCAGCGCCAACACCCTGTTCGACGACGCGCTGGACCGGGACGGGGGCGTGCTGGACGAATGCCGTTTGGCCGGAACGACCATCCAGGCCTGGAGCCCGCTTCAGTTCGGCATGTTCGGGGGGGTGTTCCTGGATCACCCCGATTGGCCCGAGCTGAACGAAGCGCTGGCCCGGCTGGCCGCCCAGTACGGGGTGAGCAAGGCTGCCATCGCGGCCGCCTGGGTGCTGCGGCATCCCGCGGGCATGCAGGTGATCGCAGGCACCGCCTCGCCGCTTCATCTGGCCGAACTGTGCGCGGGCGCCGATCTTTCCCTCACCCGCCCCGAGTGGTACGAGCTGTACCGGGCGGCGGGGGGCCGCCAGCCGTAA